The following proteins come from a genomic window of Rhodohalobacter sp. 614A:
- a CDS encoding 4-phosphoerythronate dehydrogenase codes for MKVLADKHLYALEQLVPNDAELKTYDPESGFPEGVTNYDALLIRTVTKLNSETLPKSGNLKFVGSATAGFDHVDINHLKSLGIEFARSEGCNANAVAEYMLTALYRWGQLRDEQIEDLKIGVIGCGNTGGSLIGYLRKLGIEYVPYDPPKADREEKFTSAELHELLSCDVLTFHTPLTNNGVHSTYHICNEKWLENSFKLIINASRGGVVDEKALLESKRLGLVRDFILDVWENEPLFSGKIADQALIATPHIAGYSREAKWKASEIVVRTMVEFFGEPYSPPNQNELPENSSLADPERLTFADFLWKNHKIDFYDQELRKLIGLSADEKGQKFADLRSNTSTRFEFRTVIGQYSNRDKLPEEIKIFG; via the coding sequence ATGAAAGTTCTCGCAGACAAACACCTATATGCATTGGAGCAGTTGGTTCCCAATGATGCTGAGTTAAAAACCTATGATCCGGAGTCAGGATTTCCAGAAGGTGTGACCAACTATGATGCACTTCTGATCCGAACGGTCACGAAACTAAACTCTGAAACACTCCCGAAATCCGGCAATCTTAAATTTGTGGGCTCAGCCACCGCCGGATTTGATCATGTAGATATTAATCATTTGAAGTCGCTTGGGATTGAATTTGCCCGATCGGAGGGATGCAATGCAAACGCCGTGGCCGAATATATGCTTACAGCTTTGTACCGATGGGGACAACTTCGGGATGAACAAATCGAGGATTTGAAAATTGGAGTGATTGGTTGCGGAAATACAGGTGGATCACTGATCGGCTATTTGAGAAAACTTGGAATTGAATACGTGCCGTATGATCCTCCCAAAGCCGATAGAGAAGAAAAGTTTACTTCGGCAGAATTGCATGAATTATTGTCGTGTGATGTTCTGACATTTCACACGCCTCTGACCAACAACGGAGTTCATTCAACTTATCACATCTGTAATGAGAAGTGGCTGGAAAATAGTTTTAAACTAATTATCAATGCCAGCCGCGGTGGAGTGGTGGATGAAAAAGCTCTTCTCGAATCAAAGCGATTAGGTTTGGTTCGGGATTTTATTCTTGATGTGTGGGAAAATGAGCCCCTGTTTTCAGGTAAAATTGCTGATCAGGCGCTCATTGCAACACCTCATATCGCCGGATACTCCAGAGAAGCTAAATGGAAAGCGAGCGAAATAGTCGTTCGAACAATGGTTGAATTTTTTGGCGAACCGTATTCTCCACCAAATCAGAATGAACTACCTGAGAATTCAAGTTTGGCTGATCCTGAAAGACTAACATTTGCGGATTTTCTCTGGAAAAATCATAAGATCGATTTTTATGATCAGGAGTTGAGGAAGTTGATAGGTTTGTCAGCTGACGAGAAAGGGCAAAAGTTTGCTGATTTGAGATCGAATACTTCAACTCGATTTGAATTCAGGACAGTGATCGGTCAATACTCAAACCGAGATAAATTACCCGAAGAGATAAAAATTTTTGGTTGA
- the metH gene encoding methionine synthase, translating to MSRSKHPLFELLQERIFVLDGAMGTMIQQYKLSEKDYRGTQFADSSDDQKGNNDLLSITQPDIIREIHSNFLSAGADIIETNTFNANPISQADYSLQDSTYALNLASATIAREAADSFTKQNPDKPRFVAGALGPTNKTLSLSPDVEDPGFRAITFDALVDAYTEQIRGLVDGGVDTLLIETVFDTLNCKAAIYAVHNYCRNIDREIPIMISGTIVDQSGRTLSGQTTEAFWISVSHANPLLSIGLNCALGSKQMRPYIQELSSHASCFTSLYPNAGLPDEMGEYNETPDFMRQQMKDYAENGFVNIVGGCCGTTPDHIRAMAEEAQLHKPRKRPQPKPYLRLSGLEPLVVRPETNFVNIGERTNVTGSAKFKRLIKNEEHEEALSVARDQVEGGAQIIDINMDEALLDSEKVMKNFINLMAAEPDIARVPFMVDSSKWSVILSGLKTTQGKSVVNSISLKEGEEAFKEHARRILDFGAAVVVMAFDEKGQADSLERRKEICKRAYDILTKEVGFQPQDIIMDPNILTVATGIEDHNNYAVDFINTVRWIKENLPLAKVSGGLSNISFSFRGNNVVREAMHSAFLYHAINAGLDMAIVNAGQLEVYEEIEPKLKELVEDVLLNRRDDSTERLVDYADEIKERDSGEIEVKKDVWREESVEERIKHALVKGITDYIEDDVEEARQKYPHPLEVIEGPMMDGMNVVGDLFGAGKMFLPQVVKSARVMKKGVAILIPFIEKEKAKAKNSQPKAKVLLATVKGDVHDIGKNIVAVVLRCNNYDVIDLGVMNPSEKILAAAKEHNVDVVGLSGLITPSLDEMVHVASEMSREGFETPLLIGGATTSRMHTAVKIAPSYENPVIHVLDASRSVTVVNRLVSKTLKKGFLDEIRAEYEGLRVQYSSRGRKKTYLKIGDARKNRTVIDWNDTKVKAPKNLGITTFKNFPLAKLRRFIDWGPFFIAWEMKGKFPDILEDEKAGKEARKLFDEANQLLDKIINENLLTANGVLGLFPANSVGDDIEIYTDESRKEVQAVFHTLRQQSKKRSGQPNKALADFVAPKETGIQDYMGAFAVTTGHGVNKLVADFEKDHDDYNAILVKALADRLAEAFAEYLHREVRTNLWGYSPNEDLDNDQLIREEYNGIRPAPGYPAQPDHTEKTILFDLLDVEKSADITLTEHLAMSPASSVSGLYFAHPDSQYFNLGNIEKDQVEDYAKRKGMSVEEIEKWMGPNLAYEK from the coding sequence ATGAGCCGTTCCAAACATCCGTTGTTTGAACTTTTGCAAGAACGAATATTTGTACTCGATGGTGCCATGGGCACGATGATACAGCAGTACAAACTTTCTGAAAAAGATTACAGAGGCACCCAGTTTGCCGATTCGTCGGATGATCAAAAAGGGAACAACGATCTTCTCAGCATTACTCAACCCGATATAATACGGGAAATTCATTCCAATTTCCTCTCTGCCGGGGCGGATATTATTGAAACGAATACATTTAATGCAAATCCGATTTCCCAGGCAGACTACAGCCTTCAGGATTCGACGTACGCCCTGAACCTGGCTTCGGCTACTATTGCGCGGGAAGCAGCCGATTCCTTCACCAAACAAAATCCCGATAAGCCTCGCTTTGTGGCCGGAGCTCTTGGTCCCACAAACAAAACGCTTTCTCTTTCACCCGATGTAGAAGATCCCGGATTTCGTGCCATCACATTCGATGCTTTGGTGGATGCTTATACCGAACAAATTCGCGGATTGGTAGATGGCGGTGTGGACACACTTTTGATTGAAACGGTTTTTGATACGCTGAACTGTAAAGCTGCCATTTATGCGGTGCACAATTATTGCCGGAACATAGACCGGGAAATTCCCATCATGATTTCGGGAACCATTGTGGATCAAAGCGGGCGGACGCTCTCCGGCCAAACTACCGAGGCGTTTTGGATTTCGGTTTCACATGCCAATCCGCTTTTGAGTATTGGTTTGAACTGTGCGCTGGGATCGAAGCAAATGAGGCCGTATATACAGGAGCTCTCGAGCCACGCAAGCTGTTTTACAAGTCTGTATCCCAATGCGGGTCTGCCCGATGAAATGGGAGAATACAATGAGACTCCTGATTTTATGAGGCAGCAGATGAAGGACTATGCCGAAAACGGATTTGTAAATATTGTGGGCGGATGTTGTGGAACCACACCAGATCATATTCGTGCAATGGCAGAAGAAGCCCAACTTCATAAACCCCGAAAACGACCGCAGCCCAAACCCTATCTTCGATTAAGCGGACTGGAACCGCTGGTGGTTCGGCCGGAAACAAATTTTGTAAATATCGGCGAACGGACCAATGTGACCGGTTCGGCCAAATTCAAACGGCTTATCAAAAATGAAGAGCATGAAGAAGCTCTGTCGGTAGCGCGCGATCAGGTAGAAGGCGGTGCACAAATCATCGATATTAATATGGATGAGGCCCTTCTGGATTCTGAAAAAGTGATGAAAAATTTCATCAACCTGATGGCAGCTGAGCCTGATATTGCACGAGTTCCGTTTATGGTAGACAGTTCAAAATGGAGCGTGATTCTTTCGGGACTGAAAACCACACAAGGCAAAAGCGTGGTGAATTCCATCAGTCTGAAGGAAGGAGAGGAAGCATTTAAAGAGCATGCCAGACGCATTCTGGATTTTGGAGCGGCCGTGGTTGTGATGGCATTTGATGAAAAAGGTCAGGCCGATTCGCTGGAACGCCGGAAAGAAATCTGCAAGCGGGCGTATGATATTCTAACCAAAGAAGTGGGTTTCCAGCCGCAGGATATCATTATGGATCCCAATATTTTAACAGTAGCTACCGGAATTGAGGATCACAATAATTACGCCGTTGATTTTATTAACACTGTTCGGTGGATCAAAGAAAATCTGCCGCTGGCAAAAGTAAGCGGGGGACTCAGTAATATCTCGTTTTCGTTCCGCGGAAATAATGTAGTTCGGGAAGCGATGCACTCGGCATTTCTCTATCATGCGATTAATGCCGGTTTGGATATGGCCATTGTCAATGCAGGTCAGCTGGAAGTGTATGAAGAGATTGAGCCCAAACTAAAGGAACTGGTAGAAGATGTTCTTCTGAATCGCCGTGATGATAGCACCGAGCGGCTGGTGGATTATGCGGATGAAATCAAAGAAAGAGACAGCGGAGAGATTGAAGTTAAAAAAGATGTCTGGCGAGAAGAGTCTGTTGAAGAACGCATCAAACATGCCCTTGTAAAAGGTATTACGGACTATATTGAGGATGATGTGGAAGAGGCCCGCCAGAAATATCCGCATCCGCTGGAGGTAATTGAAGGGCCAATGATGGACGGAATGAATGTGGTGGGTGATCTTTTCGGAGCGGGTAAAATGTTTTTGCCCCAGGTAGTAAAAAGTGCCCGTGTGATGAAGAAAGGCGTGGCCATTCTCATTCCTTTTATTGAAAAAGAGAAAGCTAAAGCCAAAAACTCGCAACCCAAAGCTAAAGTATTGCTGGCCACAGTGAAAGGAGACGTGCACGACATCGGAAAAAATATTGTAGCTGTAGTTCTGCGTTGTAACAATTACGATGTGATTGATCTCGGTGTGATGAATCCGTCGGAGAAAATTCTGGCCGCAGCCAAAGAACATAACGTGGACGTGGTTGGGCTTAGCGGATTGATCACGCCATCGCTGGATGAAATGGTACATGTAGCCAGCGAAATGTCGCGGGAAGGTTTTGAAACGCCCTTGCTGATTGGTGGCGCAACAACATCCAGAATGCATACAGCCGTGAAGATCGCACCATCGTATGAAAATCCGGTGATTCATGTTCTGGATGCATCCAGGAGTGTGACTGTGGTAAACCGGCTGGTTTCCAAAACACTGAAAAAGGGATTTTTGGATGAAATCCGTGCAGAATATGAAGGCTTGCGCGTACAGTACAGCAGTCGTGGACGAAAAAAAACGTATCTGAAAATCGGGGATGCCCGCAAAAATCGCACAGTTATTGACTGGAATGATACGAAGGTAAAAGCTCCGAAGAACCTCGGAATCACTACCTTCAAAAACTTCCCGTTGGCTAAACTCCGCCGGTTTATTGACTGGGGACCATTCTTCATTGCCTGGGAAATGAAAGGAAAATTCCCTGACATTCTGGAAGATGAAAAAGCCGGGAAAGAAGCACGAAAACTTTTTGATGAAGCCAACCAGCTTCTCGATAAAATCATCAACGAAAACCTGTTGACGGCCAATGGAGTTTTAGGGCTTTTCCCTGCAAATAGTGTAGGCGATGATATTGAAATTTATACGGACGAATCCCGAAAAGAAGTACAGGCGGTTTTCCATACACTTCGTCAGCAATCCAAGAAACGCAGTGGGCAGCCCAATAAGGCTTTGGCTGATTTTGTGGCTCCGAAAGAGACCGGAATTCAGGATTACATGGGAGCATTTGCAGTTACAACCGGCCATGGCGTAAATAAATTGGTTGCGGATTTTGAAAAAGATCATGACGATTACAACGCTATTCTGGTGAAAGCTTTGGCTGATCGATTGGCAGAGGCTTTTGCGGAATATCTGCATCGTGAAGTGCGAACCAATCTTTGGGGATATTCTCCGAACGAAGATCTTGACAACGATCAGTTGATTCGTGAAGAATACAATGGAATTCGTCCGGCGCCCGGTTATCCTGCACAGCCCGATCACACTGAAAAAACAATTCTGTTTGATCTGCTGGATGTGGAAAAATCGGCAGATATTACTTTGACGGAGCATCTGGCAATGTCTCCGGCATCATCCGTTAGCGGTCTCTATTTTGCTCATCCTGATTCGCAGTATTTTAATCTTGGCAATATCGAAAAAGACCAGGTTGAGGATTACGCCAAACGAAAAGGTATGAGTGTAGAAGAGATCGAAAAATGGATGGGCCCGAACCTGGCTTATGAGAAATGA
- a CDS encoding DinB family protein, with amino-acid sequence MRNDCLKIFEKIEAQRHKMVALLDSLSDDQLHFSSEPGKWNPLQIAFHVMTAERLSVISIKRKVNSQKDFSKSGFKSAFRMIVLKLALNSSLKFKAPKRTDATGINPDYDKLKADWKSVRADLKELIHSLDESTMKSEIFNHPRVGMINMKQTLEFMETHLAHHIRQMQGIMNHPSFPSGG; translated from the coding sequence ATGAGAAATGATTGTCTGAAAATATTTGAGAAAATTGAAGCACAGCGTCATAAAATGGTTGCTTTGCTGGATTCTCTGTCAGACGATCAATTGCATTTTAGTTCCGAACCGGGAAAATGGAATCCGCTTCAGATTGCTTTTCATGTGATGACGGCGGAACGGTTGTCGGTTATAAGCATTAAAAGAAAGGTGAATTCGCAGAAAGACTTTTCAAAGTCAGGGTTCAAATCAGCGTTTCGTATGATCGTTTTGAAGCTCGCTCTCAATTCATCCCTGAAATTTAAAGCGCCAAAACGAACCGATGCTACAGGAATAAATCCGGATTATGACAAGCTTAAGGCTGACTGGAAAAGCGTACGAGCCGATTTAAAAGAACTGATCCATTCTCTGGATGAATCAACAATGAAAAGCGAGATTTTCAATCATCCACGGGTGGGAATGATAAACATGAAGCAGACTCTCGAATTTATGGAAACGCATCTTGCACATCACATCCGGCAGATGCAGGGAATTATGAATCATCCTTCATTTCCATCGGGTGGATAA
- a CDS encoding thymidine phosphorylase, whose product MSSPSFNTVSLIRKKREKNPLTEDEIHYLIQSYTEGDIPDYQMSAFLMASFLNGLNTEEAAALTDSMLHSGIVVDLSETPGTKVDKHSTGGVGDKLSLILAPIVASCGVPVPMISGRGLGHTGGTLDKLESIPGFSVDMDLDRYKEIINKHNLVLAGQTEEIAPADKLLYALRDVTATVESIPLIAGSIMSKKLAEGIDALVLDVKFGSGAFMKTREEATELAKTLVGIGEQFGKRTIAYLTNMEQPLGNAVGNWLEVKESIDCLHGNGPKDVMEITHLLAGTMIYLGKKADSVEEGIEKSKNSVEDESAFQKWVDIVEEQGGDISVIKDPEKYEPAEFQEEVTSDKEGFITEMDAFAMGMVSVEIGAGRREKEDNVDPKAGFILHKKIGERIEAGETFATIYTNKEETIHAAKAGMVDAISVEKKAPKPLNLITHRVDKNGVHDFRA is encoded by the coding sequence ATGTCCAGTCCATCATTCAATACAGTATCTCTGATCAGAAAAAAGCGGGAAAAGAATCCCCTGACGGAGGACGAAATTCATTATCTCATTCAATCTTATACGGAAGGTGATATTCCCGATTACCAAATGAGTGCTTTTTTAATGGCTTCATTTCTGAACGGATTGAATACGGAAGAAGCCGCCGCTCTCACAGATTCCATGCTTCACAGCGGAATTGTTGTGGATCTGAGTGAGACCCCCGGCACCAAAGTCGACAAGCATTCTACCGGTGGCGTGGGCGATAAACTCTCATTGATTCTCGCGCCGATTGTAGCTTCGTGCGGAGTTCCTGTACCGATGATTTCCGGTCGAGGATTGGGGCACACCGGCGGTACGCTGGATAAACTCGAATCCATCCCCGGATTTTCGGTGGATATGGATTTGGATCGGTATAAAGAAATCATCAACAAACATAATCTGGTTTTGGCGGGTCAGACCGAAGAGATCGCTCCTGCCGATAAACTGCTTTACGCCCTTCGGGATGTGACTGCAACGGTTGAATCGATTCCTTTGATCGCCGGAAGTATCATGAGCAAAAAACTGGCTGAAGGCATTGATGCTCTTGTTTTGGATGTGAAATTTGGCTCAGGCGCTTTCATGAAAACCCGTGAAGAAGCCACCGAACTTGCCAAAACTCTCGTTGGAATTGGTGAACAGTTTGGAAAGCGAACTATCGCCTATCTTACAAATATGGAACAACCGCTGGGAAATGCCGTCGGGAATTGGCTGGAGGTGAAAGAAAGCATCGATTGTTTGCATGGAAACGGACCCAAAGATGTAATGGAGATCACACATCTTTTGGCCGGAACGATGATTTATCTGGGTAAAAAAGCCGATTCGGTTGAAGAAGGAATTGAGAAAAGTAAAAACTCTGTTGAAGATGAATCCGCTTTTCAAAAATGGGTGGATATTGTAGAAGAACAAGGTGGTGATATCTCCGTTATCAAAGACCCTGAAAAATATGAACCTGCTGAATTTCAGGAAGAGGTTACTTCTGACAAAGAAGGATTTATCACCGAAATGGATGCCTTTGCGATGGGCATGGTTTCGGTAGAAATCGGTGCCGGTCGCCGGGAAAAAGAGGATAATGTTGATCCAAAAGCCGGATTTATCCTTCACAAAAAAATAGGTGAGCGAATTGAAGCGGGTGAAACATTTGCCACGATATATACGAACAAGGAGGAAACCATTCATGCTGCAAAAGCCGGTATGGTGGATGCCATCTCTGTTGAGAAAAAGGCACCGAAGCCTTTGAATCTCATCACACATCGTGTGGATAAAAACGGGGTTCATGATTTTAGGGCATAA
- a CDS encoding TatD family hydrolase — MILTDTHCHLYLDQFKDDLEDVLDRSSKEGITRIFLPAIDWNSIEQMVRLSHPEITFYKMAGIHPCSVEDNLPVDEEKLLEYCQSDEFVGVGETGLDYYWSTDFVDEQKKSLHMHCRVAKETGKPIVLHNRESTKDLLDLIEEEQDGSLTGVWHCFTGTEDEGKRALDLGLYLGVGGVSTFKNAGVDKTIAKMPMEKLILETDAPYLAPVPHRGKRNEPAFIKNIAENLAELKNLTLEEIAEKTTRNAFQLFGIQ, encoded by the coding sequence TTGATTCTCACAGACACCCATTGCCATCTCTATCTCGATCAATTCAAAGACGATTTAGAGGACGTTCTAGATCGATCATCAAAAGAAGGAATTACTCGCATATTTCTACCGGCTATTGATTGGAATTCGATTGAGCAGATGGTCCGGCTTTCTCATCCCGAAATCACCTTTTATAAAATGGCGGGAATCCATCCATGCAGTGTGGAAGACAACCTACCAGTTGATGAAGAAAAACTGCTCGAATATTGCCAGTCAGATGAATTTGTAGGAGTCGGAGAAACCGGACTCGACTATTACTGGAGCACTGATTTTGTAGATGAACAGAAAAAAAGCCTGCACATGCATTGCCGGGTTGCAAAGGAAACCGGGAAACCGATTGTCCTTCACAATCGGGAAAGCACCAAAGATCTGCTTGATTTGATTGAAGAAGAACAAGATGGATCTTTGACGGGAGTTTGGCACTGTTTCACCGGAACCGAAGATGAAGGAAAACGAGCGCTTGATTTGGGACTCTATCTCGGAGTTGGTGGAGTGTCCACATTTAAAAATGCGGGGGTTGATAAAACCATTGCTAAAATGCCGATGGAAAAACTTATTCTTGAAACGGATGCGCCTTATCTCGCGCCTGTTCCCCATCGCGGAAAACGAAATGAGCCGGCCTTCATTAAAAACATTGCCGAAAATTTAGCGGAATTGAAAAATCTGACGCTTGAAGAGATTGCCGAAAAAACGACGCGAAATGCTTTCCAACTTTTTGGGATTCAATAG
- a CDS encoding methylenetetrahydrofolate reductase, giving the protein MKVIEHYENASEPLISFEILPPKRGDSVQSVFEALDKVVKVADPPFIDVTYHAAESYVEERPDGSLKRVVRRKRPGTIGLCAAILHRYGIDPVPHLICEGFTKEETEDALIELNYLGIHNVLAIRGDNTGSQISLNMNGTANKFAIDLVKQIKDMNHGQYLEEITNGESTDFCVGVAGYPEKHFEAPNLDWDIKKLKKKVDAGADYIVTQMFFDNDAYFKFVNKCKAADIHVPIIPGLKILTTMNHLKSLPKFFYLNIPDELTAAVDSDPGNVKNIGIEWARQQSLELLEKGAPGIHYYIMGNPQPALDVIDFLKAK; this is encoded by the coding sequence ATGAAAGTTATTGAACATTACGAGAACGCTTCTGAACCACTGATTTCATTTGAAATCCTCCCTCCAAAACGAGGCGATTCCGTTCAATCCGTATTTGAAGCCCTTGACAAAGTGGTTAAAGTAGCGGATCCTCCTTTTATTGATGTAACCTACCATGCGGCAGAATCTTATGTTGAAGAACGCCCCGATGGTTCTTTGAAACGGGTTGTACGCCGAAAACGCCCCGGCACGATTGGTCTTTGCGCGGCTATTTTACACCGTTATGGTATTGATCCTGTGCCCCATCTCATTTGCGAAGGATTTACAAAAGAAGAGACGGAAGATGCCCTTATTGAGCTCAATTATCTTGGCATCCACAATGTCCTGGCCATTCGCGGAGATAATACCGGTTCGCAGATTTCTCTTAATATGAACGGAACGGCCAACAAGTTCGCGATTGATCTTGTAAAGCAAATTAAGGATATGAATCACGGGCAATATCTCGAAGAAATCACGAATGGAGAGTCGACTGATTTTTGTGTTGGAGTTGCCGGATACCCGGAAAAACATTTTGAAGCTCCCAATCTGGATTGGGACATCAAAAAATTAAAAAAGAAAGTAGATGCCGGGGCAGATTATATCGTTACTCAAATGTTCTTTGATAACGACGCCTATTTCAAATTCGTAAACAAATGCAAAGCCGCTGATATTCATGTGCCGATTATTCCCGGTTTAAAAATTTTGACGACCATGAATCACCTGAAAAGTCTTCCAAAGTTTTTCTACCTGAATATTCCTGATGAATTGACGGCTGCTGTAGACTCAGATCCGGGTAACGTAAAAAATATCGGGATTGAGTGGGCGCGGCAGCAATCTCTCGAATTGTTGGAAAAAGGAGCGCCGGGAATTCATTATTATATTATGGGAAATCCCCAACCGGCACTGGATGTGATTGATTTTTTAAAGGCGAAGTGA
- a CDS encoding PspA/IM30 family protein, whose amino-acid sequence MFKRFIRAIKSMFGGFVSSMEDPKLILEQNIRELNDQIPQMNENITTVKANAMMLKKEVDRYEKSISEITAKIKSAIEANRDDLAEGYALQLEKAKENLAQSKQQLKYADQAYEKALKVKQAFMREKDRKIKEAREALRASERAEWQAKVADALESFEMGGLDQTHTEMVNRLNEQTARNEARMELALESVDTETMEIEANAEKLRAKELVQQFKMEMGKDSAAKEDNAIDIDEPAEKEKESQKTIGKERTKS is encoded by the coding sequence ATGTTTAAACGATTTATAAGAGCGATCAAGTCAATGTTTGGCGGATTTGTCAGTTCAATGGAAGACCCGAAATTGATTCTTGAACAAAACATTCGGGAACTGAATGATCAAATTCCGCAAATGAATGAAAATATTACCACTGTTAAGGCCAACGCCATGATGCTCAAAAAGGAGGTGGACCGATATGAAAAATCCATTTCCGAAATCACGGCTAAAATTAAATCAGCGATAGAAGCTAACCGGGATGACCTCGCTGAAGGCTACGCTCTTCAACTCGAAAAAGCGAAAGAAAATCTTGCTCAATCCAAGCAACAGTTGAAATATGCTGATCAGGCTTACGAAAAAGCTTTAAAAGTAAAGCAAGCTTTCATGCGCGAAAAAGATCGCAAGATCAAAGAAGCGCGAGAAGCTCTTCGGGCCAGCGAACGCGCTGAATGGCAGGCTAAAGTTGCCGATGCTTTGGAATCGTTTGAAATGGGCGGCCTGGATCAGACTCACACAGAAATGGTAAATCGTTTAAACGAACAGACCGCAAGAAACGAAGCTCGTATGGAACTTGCTCTCGAAAGCGTGGATACCGAAACCATGGAAATCGAAGCCAATGCAGAAAAGCTTCGTGCCAAAGAGCTGGTTCAACAGTTTAAAATGGAAATGGGCAAGGATTCTGCAGCCAAGGAAGACAATGCCATTGACATCGATGAGCCGGCCGAAAAAGAAAAA